TGTTTTTCAGGATCCCTACCTCAGCCTGAACCCCAAGCTTACTATTTTTTCTGCTATGAAAGACGCTCTGAAAACTCACGGCATGAAGGGTAACCTCAGAAAAATCTGCGGTGACTATATGGAACTTGTAGGTCTGAAACGGGAACACCTAGACAGATATCCGCATGAGTTTTCAGGCGGTCAGAGACAGCGTATATCAATAGCACGGGCGCTCTCGCTAGAGCCGGAGATAATCATAGCTGACGAACCTGTCAGTTCACTCGATGTATCCGTTCAGGCGCAAATACTGAACCTTATGAAAAAATTAAAACTTGAAAAAGGAGTCACTTTTATTCTAATATCCCATGACCTTGCTGTTGTATCTTATTTGTGCGATGATGTAATGGTCATGCATAACGGCAGGATGGTTGAGTACGGCACTGTCAATGAAGTGCTGGAAAAACCGGAAAAAGAATATACCAGAAAGCTGCTTGCGGCTTCCGGCGGGTGATATACATGCTTAAAGTTTTTAATACACTTTCCAACAAAAAAGAAGAATTTCAGCCTTTGCAAAAGGATAATGTGAAAATATATGTTTGTGGTGTAACAGTTTACGACCTCTGTCACATAGGTCATGCACGCAGCTCCGGTGTCTTCGATGTTATACGCAGGTACCTAATGTTTAAGGGGTACAATGTCACTTTTGTCAAAAATTTCACCGATATTGATGACAAAATCATAAAAAGAAGCAATGAAAAACAGATGGACTGGCGCGAACTTGCTGCAAACTTTATAGCTGAGCACGATGCTGATATGGACAGCCTCAATATCCTGCGCCCCGACCACACACCGAAAGCGACAGACTACATAAAACAAATGATTCAGATGTGTGAAACTCTTATTGAGAAGGGATTTGCATATGAATCAAACGGCG
This window of the Denitrovibrio acetiphilus DSM 12809 genome carries:
- a CDS encoding ABC transporter ATP-binding protein gives rise to the protein MLENILELKNIKKTYKAFEGIFKGSSTIINAVDNVSVEILKGRSLGIVGESGSGKTTVAKIISDIIKPDEGNVLFHGKNINGLGKNYMNYRRNVQVVFQDPYLSLNPKLTIFSAMKDALKTHGMKGNLRKICGDYMELVGLKREHLDRYPHEFSGGQRQRISIARALSLEPEIIIADEPVSSLDVSVQAQILNLMKKLKLEKGVTFILISHDLAVVSYLCDDVMVMHNGRMVEYGTVNEVLEKPEKEYTRKLLAASGG